The DNA segment TTCCCGGCTCATCCTGGATGACAAATTCCTTTATCGTATCATCATGAAGTGTGATTTTGGCCTTTCGCATACTCCGCTCCCCCCTTCTGCTCCATCAGTCTCTGCAGCTTCAGCTTCAACCGGCCGTATTTCTTCTTGACCGCTTCCATGCTTTTCCCTGAAATTTCTCCAATTTCAGCAAATGATTTTTCTTCAAGCGCCCGTAATATCAGTAGACTTCGCTCCTCCGCGCTTAAAGATGTTATGGCGGACGCGAGCGGCTCTCCGAATAATTGGCTCATCATCGTTTGCTCCGCGCTTTCGGTAACAGCGTCCTGACGGAACCAACTCTGAAATTTACGTTGGACACTGCGTTTGCGAAGCAAATTCAAACAATGGTGGTGGGCGATCTTATATAACCAAGATGAAAAGCTGCCGTTCGGTTCAAATAGCTCTATTTTTTCGAACGCTTTGACCAGAATGTCCTGCACCGCATCCTCCGCTTCTTGCCGGTTTGAAAGCATTCGGCTGCAATAGCGGAACATCGGAGCCTGGAAGGCTTCGACGATATGTACATACTGATTGATTTCGCCCGCTTTGACTTCCATGACGCATTTTTCCACAAACTCCATGTAAGCAGCTCCTCCTCTCTATCTACTGTATAAACACTTAAGCAACAGTAAAAGGGACACTATTAGCAAAAACATTTTTATAAAGAATCCTCCTGACTTCCGGGGTTTATTGACTAACATTTTATTAATTGGTATATTTTACAATAATTCTTCAATTGCAGCTGGAGAAATACTTGTTGGTAAAGCTTGTGACTACATGCTCAATAGAGTGATAAGTTCTCAAATCAAAGGTATTCATTTATATCTATTTGGAGGTAATGTTTATGGGTTCTGCTCAATCCGTTCAGTCATTGTTTAAACCATTTTCCTTCGGGGATACAATCTTATCGAATCGCATTGTGATGGCTCCGATGACAAGACAATTTTCTCCCGGTGGGACTCCGGGCCCGGACGTGGCTGCTTATTATCGTCGCAGGGCTGAAAACGCTGTAGGGCTTATCATTACCGAAGGTACAGTGATAAATCATCCTGACGCATCCAATCAAAGCAACGTGCCGCACTTTTTTGGCGCAGATGCCTTGGACGGTTGGGCAAACGTAGTCACTGAAGTACATAACGCAGACGGGAAGATTGTACCTCAGATATGGCATATGGGTGCTCGAGGCCATGTCAATGATTACTCCGTATCGGATATTGAAGTAATAATCCAAGCCTTCTCTCAAGCAGCATTTGAAGCGAAGCGTTTAGGATTTGACGGTATCGAACTTCACGGCGCACACGGTTATTTAATCGACCAATTTTTCTGGAAGGAAACAAATCAACGCACGGATCGATACGGAGGGGACTTCGTAGGACGTACCCGGTTTGCGACTGAGGTCATCTCAGCTTGTCGTCTTACTGTCGGACCAGAGTTTCCCATCGTGCTGCGCTTCTCGCAATGGAAGGGAACGGATTACACAGCCAAATTAGTGAAGACGCCAAATGAGTTGGAAAGCTTCTTGGCCCCATTAGTTGACGCAGGTGTTGACATATTCCACTGCTCCACTCGCCGATTCTGGGAACCTGAATTCGAAAGCTCCCAGCTCAACCTTGCTGGCTGGACAAAAAAACTGACGGGAAAACCAACAATCACCGTAGGCTCGATTGGTTTGGATCGCGATGTGACGAGTTTCTTTACTGAAGGAAAAGGGGCCAGTCTTAGTCGAGTCGACGAACTAATCGAAAGACTTGAACACGAAGAATTCGACCTGGTAGCCGTAGGGAGGGGATTATTAGCTGACCCTGCTTGGGCCAGTAAACTCCGCGAAGGTAGAATTGACGACTGGATTCCTTTTGATCCCGAAGCGATAAAGCAACTGTATTGAGACTGTATTGAATAAGTCGCCCTTGGAATTCTTTTCTAAGCGTGGCTTCACTTCACAAGGATAAACTGTCATATTTCATAGCTGTTTTTGTGAAATTAATTCAATCGCCAGAATGCCCCCTGATCACAAATTCATCAGGGGGCATTCTGGCGATTAGTTCATTCCTACTTCAGTTTAGCTACACTAACAGCGACCTGCTCGATTTGACCGCTGCTCAGAGAAGCGTCTGGGGAGCTAATCGTCACCGT comes from the Paenibacillus lentus genome and includes:
- a CDS encoding RNA polymerase sigma factor, translating into MEFVEKCVMEVKAGEINQYVHIVEAFQAPMFRYCSRMLSNRQEAEDAVQDILVKAFEKIELFEPNGSFSSWLYKIAHHHCLNLLRKRSVQRKFQSWFRQDAVTESAEQTMMSQLFGEPLASAITSLSAEERSLLILRALEEKSFAEIGEISGKSMEAVKKKYGRLKLKLQRLMEQKGGAEYAKGQNHTS
- a CDS encoding NADH:flavin oxidoreductase, which codes for MGSAQSVQSLFKPFSFGDTILSNRIVMAPMTRQFSPGGTPGPDVAAYYRRRAENAVGLIITEGTVINHPDASNQSNVPHFFGADALDGWANVVTEVHNADGKIVPQIWHMGARGHVNDYSVSDIEVIIQAFSQAAFEAKRLGFDGIELHGAHGYLIDQFFWKETNQRTDRYGGDFVGRTRFATEVISACRLTVGPEFPIVLRFSQWKGTDYTAKLVKTPNELESFLAPLVDAGVDIFHCSTRRFWEPEFESSQLNLAGWTKKLTGKPTITVGSIGLDRDVTSFFTEGKGASLSRVDELIERLEHEEFDLVAVGRGLLADPAWASKLREGRIDDWIPFDPEAIKQLY